The Metabacillus schmidteae genome has a segment encoding these proteins:
- the guaA gene encoding glutamine-hydrolyzing GMP synthase, whose translation MVANIHEMVVVLDFGSQYNQLITRRIREFGVYSELHPHTLTADEIKQMNPKGIILSGGPNSVYGEKAFDCDEAIFDLGIPVLGICYGMQLMTHKLGGKVVPADHREYGKATIDVHGKPALFAELPQQQVVWMSHGDLVQEIPEGFNVDATSTSCPFAAMSNEDRKFYGVQFHPEVRHSEFGNELLKNFVFNICGSAGNWSMENFIEMETDKLKQKVGNKKVLCALSGGVDSSVVAVLIHKAIGDQLTCIFVDHGLLRKNEAESVMKTFSEGFNMNVIKVDAKDRFLDKLKGVSDPEQKRKIIGNEFIYVFDDESAKLEGIEFLAQGTLYTDIIESGTATAQTIKSHHNVGGLPEDMEFQLIEPLNTLFKDEVRALGTELGIPDEIVWRQPFPGPGLGIRVLGEITDEKLEIVRESDYILREEIKKAGLDRDIWQYFTVLPDIRSVGVMGDARTYDYTIGIRAVTSIDGMTSDWARIPWEVLEVISTRIVNEVKHINRVVYDITSKPPATIEWE comes from the coding sequence ATGGTGGCAAACATTCATGAAATGGTAGTAGTTTTAGACTTCGGAAGTCAGTACAATCAATTAATTACAAGACGTATCCGTGAATTTGGCGTATACAGTGAGTTACATCCACACACTCTTACAGCAGACGAAATCAAACAAATGAATCCAAAGGGAATCATTCTGTCTGGTGGACCTAACAGTGTGTATGGAGAAAAAGCCTTTGATTGTGATGAGGCAATTTTTGATTTAGGTATACCTGTTCTTGGTATTTGTTATGGAATGCAGCTAATGACACACAAACTAGGTGGTAAGGTTGTTCCTGCTGATCACCGTGAATACGGGAAAGCAACAATTGATGTGCACGGAAAACCAGCTCTTTTTGCAGAACTACCCCAGCAGCAAGTTGTTTGGATGAGTCATGGTGATTTAGTACAAGAAATTCCGGAAGGTTTTAATGTAGATGCTACAAGCACTTCATGTCCATTCGCAGCAATGAGTAATGAAGATCGTAAATTTTATGGTGTTCAATTCCATCCGGAGGTTCGTCATTCAGAATTTGGAAATGAACTTCTAAAGAACTTTGTTTTCAATATTTGCGGCAGTGCAGGTAACTGGTCAATGGAAAACTTCATTGAAATGGAAACGGACAAGCTAAAGCAAAAAGTTGGAAATAAGAAAGTTCTATGTGCATTAAGTGGTGGAGTTGATTCATCCGTTGTAGCGGTTCTAATTCATAAGGCAATTGGTGATCAATTAACATGTATCTTTGTTGATCATGGTTTATTACGTAAAAATGAAGCAGAGAGTGTCATGAAGACTTTTAGTGAAGGCTTTAACATGAATGTCATTAAAGTAGATGCGAAGGATCGTTTCTTAGATAAGTTAAAAGGTGTTTCAGATCCTGAGCAAAAACGTAAAATCATTGGTAACGAGTTTATCTATGTATTTGATGACGAGTCAGCTAAATTGGAAGGTATTGAATTCTTAGCTCAAGGCACACTTTATACAGATATTATTGAAAGTGGTACAGCGACAGCTCAAACAATTAAATCACATCATAATGTAGGCGGTCTTCCGGAAGATATGGAATTCCAATTAATTGAGCCGTTAAATACTTTATTTAAAGATGAAGTTCGTGCTCTCGGAACTGAACTTGGTATTCCTGATGAGATTGTTTGGAGACAGCCGTTCCCGGGTCCTGGATTAGGTATTCGTGTTCTTGGAGAAATCACGGATGAAAAGCTTGAGATTGTTCGTGAATCAGACTATATCTTACGCGAAGAAATCAAAAAAGCCGGACTTGATCGTGATATTTGGCAATACTTTACGGTTTTACCTGACATTCGAAGTGTTGGTGTAATGGGCGATGCGAGAACATATGATTACACAATTGGGATTAGAGCTGTAACATCAATTGATGGGATGACATCTGATTGGGCGAGAATTCCTTGGGAAGTGCTAGAAGTTATTTCAACAAGAATTGTAAATGAGGTTAAACATATTAACCGCGTTGTGTACGATATTACCAGTAAGCCACCTGCAACAATTGAGTGGGAGTAA